Proteins from a genomic interval of Pseudomonadota bacterium:
- a CDS encoding spore maturation protein, producing the protein MNIIWLVLITVSIITAVFTGRLEELTKAIFDGAKTAVEISLFLAGIVSLWLGITKIIEESGLIYKISHVFKPVINRLFKTIPENHPAVTSITLNILANFFGLGNAATPLGIKAMQDLQTLNEDKDNLTFEMMLFIVLNTASIQFVPFTVVGILSDFGSSNPSGIVFPTICATLISAFIAVCILFLFRRLLK; encoded by the coding sequence ATGAATATTATCTGGCTTGTTTTAATTACTGTAAGTATTATCACTGCGGTCTTTACGGGAAGGCTGGAAGAGCTTACAAAAGCCATTTTTGACGGGGCGAAAACTGCGGTTGAAATATCGCTTTTTCTGGCAGGCATAGTATCATTATGGCTTGGCATTACAAAGATTATAGAAGAATCAGGGCTTATTTATAAAATTTCACATGTTTTCAAGCCCGTTATTAACCGCCTGTTTAAAACAATTCCCGAAAACCATCCTGCTGTAACATCTATAACACTTAACATTCTGGCAAATTTCTTCGGCCTTGGAAATGCCGCAACACCGCTTGGCATAAAAGCAATGCAGGATCTTCAGACTCTAAATGAAGACAAGGATAATTTAACATTTGAAATGATGCTTTTTATTGTACTCAATACTGCAAGCATCCAGTTTGTACCCTTTACGGTTGTAGGAATTCTTTCGGATTTTGGATCTTCAAATCCTTCCGGCATAGTATTTCCAACCATATGCGCAACATTGATATCCGCATTTATCGCCGTATGCATACTGTTTCTGTTCAGAAGGCTGCTAAAATGA
- a CDS encoding spore maturation protein translates to MKIIGYISQLMIPAFILFTVLYGAFKKVPVYDSFVSGAKEGIQVIVKIFPYLLAIFIAVKAFAASGAFDILKSALSGPLDMFGIPPEILSIAIIKPLSGSASTAIFTDIVNSTGPDSLASKISAVIIGSAETTFYVLAVYLGAVGIRKTKYLVPVCVIADIIGIIIAIALVKLMF, encoded by the coding sequence ATGAAGATTATCGGTTATATCTCCCAGCTTATGATCCCGGCTTTTATTTTGTTTACGGTCTTATATGGCGCATTCAAAAAGGTGCCGGTATATGATTCCTTTGTGTCAGGGGCCAAAGAGGGAATCCAGGTAATTGTGAAAATCTTTCCGTATCTTCTTGCTATTTTTATAGCCGTCAAAGCTTTTGCAGCATCCGGTGCTTTTGATATTCTCAAATCGGCCTTATCCGGCCCTCTTGATATGTTTGGCATTCCACCGGAAATACTTTCCATTGCAATAATCAAACCTCTTTCCGGAAGCGCATCAACAGCAATTTTCACAGACATAGTAAACAGCACCGGCCCCGATTCGCTTGCAAGTAAAATCAGCGCAGTTATTATCGGTAGCGCCGAAACCACATTTTATGTTCTTGCCGTTTATTTAGGTGCAGTAGGTATCCGCAAAACAAAATACCTGGTGCCAGTATGTGTTATCGCCGACATTATAGGTATTATTATCGCAATAGCTCTTGTGAAGTTGATGTTTTGA